One window from the genome of Vidua chalybeata isolate OUT-0048 chromosome 3, bVidCha1 merged haplotype, whole genome shotgun sequence encodes:
- the LOC128785701 gene encoding adhesion G protein-coupled receptor F4-like — translation MDMRMIYCLLLWAAHFFLAVSYTTPRVLGNKSKTGDEQDACINLIPCQDNGAICIQPCSPSFHGETSFVCEDRKWQMLSDACASLDVQSLFQRISQSELPCSGGYGGGAGEHLPFVGGGKLGHGKPGDGAKHFGAGNHSCQADFSCIIPDILSSPAIPGNIADIVELLKKISLLLSENVTRGKMQSYSRIANHILNSSIISNWAFVKDRNAGSILLDSVNSFAGKLLLRNGSESIQEPFIATKGNSIHRNTSEKSFDFSMEFNSTGNISGQVVIPEEELLRLPRASKAISVAFPTLGAILETNQPDPTFVNGMVLSVSLPEELQNILLTFEKLNKLEQVGAQCVGWHSAERRWDPRACEVRAHNVTAVVCVCAHRRRTYRSFSILMAPAAPRSLLLDYITRVGLGLSILSLVLCLVIEAVVWHHVTKTEITYMRHFCLVNIAASLLVADILFILAAIVHNTALNYQLCVAVTFFLHFFYLALFFWMFTLGLLILYGLLLIFFKITRSVFLAAAFSIGYGCPLVISILTVAITEPKNGYLRSGACWLNWYETKALLAFVVPALSIIVMNLIVVVVVVVKTGRSSVGEGCKSQDLSSVIRVSKNVALLTPLLGLTWGFGLATIIDSRSLAFHVVFALLNAFQGFFILLFGTLLDRKTREALRMNCLSSRRKWGLEKS, via the exons ATGGATATGAGGATGATCTACTGCCTGCTCCTTTGGGCAGCACACTTCTTCCTGGCTGTGTCATACACCACTCCCAGG GTTCTCGGAAACAAATCAAAGACTGGTGATGAGCAAG ATGCCTGTATAAATCTCATTCCCTGCCAAGATAATGGAGCAATTTGTATTCAGCCTTGCTCTCCCTCCTTCCATGGGGAGACAAGCTTTGTCTGTGAGGACAGAAAGTGGCAGATGTTGTCAGATGCTTGTGCAAGCCTGGATGTTCAGTCCCTTTTTCAG AGGATATCCCAAAGTGAACTCCCATGCTCTGGAGGAtatggtggtggtgctggagaACATCTTCCTTTTGTAGGAGGAGGAAAGCTAGGGCATGGGAAGCCTGGAGATGGAGCAAAACATTTTGGTGCTGGGAATCATAGCTGCCAAGCTGATTTTTCATGCATCATCCCAGATATCCTGTCTTCACCAGCCATCCCAGGAAACATTGCTGATATAGTGGAATTGCTAAAGAAGATTTCCCTGCTGCTATCAGAGAATGTCACTAGAGGAAAAATGCAG AGCTACAGCAGGATAGCAAACCATATTCTGAACAGTTCCATCATTTCCAACTGGGCTTTTGTAAAGGACAGAAACGCTGGTTCAATATTACTGGACTCAGTGAATTCATTTGCTGGGAAACTTCTTCTAAGAAATGGGTCAGAAAGTATCCAGGAGCCCTTCATTGCTACCAAAGGCAACAGCATACacagaaacacttcagaaaagaGCTTTGACTTTTCCATGGAGTTCAATAGCACAGGCAATATTAGTGGGCAGGTGGTGATTCCAGAAGAAGAGCTGCTGAGGTTACCCAGGGCTTCCAAAGCCATCAGCGTTGCATTTCCAACGCTCGGAGCCATCCTAGAGACCAACCAGCCCGACCCCACTTTTGTGAACGGGATGGTGCTGTCGGTGTCGCTGCCAGAGGAGCTCCAGAACATCTTGCTCACCTTTGAGAAGCTGAACAAGCTGGAGCAAGTGGGGGCTCAGTGCGTGGGGTGGCACTCGGCCGAGCGGCGCTGGGACCCCCGGGCGTGCGAGGTGCGCGCCCACAACGTCACCGCCGTGGTTTGTGTCTGCGCCCACCGGCGCCGCACCTACAGATCCTTCTCCATCCTGATGGCTCCGGCCGCGCCGCGGAGCTTGCTGCTGGATTACATCACACGGGTGGGCCTGGGCCTGTCCATTCTCAGCCTGGTCCTCTGCCTCGTCATCGAGGCTGTGGTCTGGCACCACGTCACGAAAACTGAAATAACCTACATGCGCCACTTCTGCTTGGTCAACATCGCTGCCTCGCTTCTCGTCGCAGATATCCTGTTCATCCTCGCAGCCATTGTGCACAATACAGCCCTAAACTACCAGCTGTGTGTGGCAgtcacttttttccttcactttttctATCTTGCCCTGTTTTTTTGGATGTTTACCCTGGGCCTCTTAATTCTCTATggattattattaattttttttaagataacaAGATCTGTATTCTTAGCTGCAGCATTCTCTATTGGATATGGATGTCCCTTGGTTATATCTATCCTCACTGTTGCTATTACGGAACCAAAAAATGGGTATTTAAGGAGTGGAGCTTGCTGGCTCAATTGGTATGAGACAAAAGCCCTTTTGGCTTTTGTTGTACCTGCCCTGAGCATCATTGTTATGAATCTCATTGTGGTGGTCGTGGTTGTGGTGAAGACTGGGAGATCCTCTGTTGGAGAAGGCTGCAAGTCACAAGATTTGAGCAGCGTGATCCGAGTCAGCAAAAACGTTGCCCTTCTGACACCTCTGCTGGGCCTCACCTGGGGGTTTGGGTTAGCCACAATCATCGACAGCCGCTCTCTGGCCTTCCATGTCGTGTTTGCGCTGCTGAACGCCTTCCAG GGATTCTTCATCCTATTGTTTGGGACACTTCTGGACAGAAAG ACAAGAGAAGCCTTAAGAATGAACTGCCTTTCATCAAGGCGGAAGTGGGGTCTAGAAAAG TCCTAG